The Mauremys reevesii isolate NIE-2019 linkage group 1, ASM1616193v1, whole genome shotgun sequence genome has a segment encoding these proteins:
- the KCTD4 gene encoding BTB/POZ domain-containing protein KCTD4 — protein sequence MERKTNRREKEHEEKHNSSEGTEEGKNCKMPLITLNVGGYLYITQKQTLTKYPESFLEGVVNGKILCPFDADGHYFIDRDGLLFRHILNFLRNGELLLPEGFRENQLLAQEADFFQLKMLADAVKSRWEKEQLASRETTFLEITDSHDRSQGLRIFCNAPDFIAKIKSRIVLVSKSRLDGFPEEFSISSNIIQFKYFIKSENGTRLVLKEDNTFVCTLETLKFEAIMMALKCGFRLLTSLDCSKGSIVHSDALHFIK from the coding sequence ATGGAgcgaaaaacaaacagaagagaaaaggaaCATGAAGAAAAGCATAACTCCTCTGAGGGTACTGAGGAAGGCAAGAACTGTAAAATGCCTCTGATTACCCTCAATGTTGGTGGATACCTGTACATTacacaaaaacaaacactaaCCAAGTACCCAGAATCTTTTCTTGAAGGTGTGGTAAATGGAAAAATTCTCTGTCCATTTGATGCAGATGGTCATTATTTCATAGACAGGGATGGACTCCTTTTCAGGCACATTCTGAACTTCCTACGAAATGGAGAACTTCTTCTACCAGAGGGGTTTCGAGAAAATCAACTTTTGGCACAAGAAGCAGATTTTTTTCAGCTTAAGATGTTAGCTGATGCCGTGAAATCAAGGTGGGAGAAAGAACAGCTAGCATCCAGAGAGACTACTTTCCTGGAAATAACTGACAGCCACGACCGTTCACAAGGTCTTAGGATCTTTTGTAATGCTCCTGATTTCATAGCAAAAATCAAATCTCGCATTGTTCTGGTGTCAAAAAGCAGGCTGGATGGATTTCCAGAGGAGTTTTCAATATCTTCAAATATTATTCAATTCAAATACTTCATAAAGTCAGAAAATGGTACACGACTTGTACTGAAGGAAGACAACACCTTTGTCTGCACCCTGGAAACTCTTAAGTTTGAAGCTATAATGATGGCTTTAAAATGTGGATTTAGACTGCTGACCAGTCTGGATTGTTCCA